Proteins co-encoded in one Spirosoma endbachense genomic window:
- a CDS encoding glycosyltransferase family 2 protein, with the protein MKVSIITVVFNGAEHIRDCIESILNQTYNDIEYIVVDGGSTDGTIELVRSYGTKIARFISEPDKGLYDAMNKGIQMATGEVIGLLNADDFYRHNQVIEHMVTTFERTGSDAVYGDMIYVDRTDIQKLKRYWRSGWYHENAFLWGWMPGHLSFFAKRWLYEQHGLFRLDMKSAADYELLLRFIHKNKAKLAYMDEVTIVMRAGGISNSSLKNRLRANREDRIAWELNGLTPYFFTLWLKPLRKLRQYITKPPALPGTTIK; encoded by the coding sequence GTGAAAGTATCTATCATTACGGTTGTGTTCAATGGAGCCGAACACATCCGGGACTGTATCGAATCAATCCTGAACCAAACCTATAACGACATTGAGTACATTGTTGTGGATGGAGGCTCAACGGATGGGACCATTGAGCTTGTTCGCTCGTATGGTACAAAAATTGCACGATTTATCTCTGAACCAGACAAAGGCTTATACGATGCCATGAATAAAGGCATACAGATGGCTACTGGTGAGGTGATAGGTCTGCTCAATGCCGACGATTTCTATCGGCACAATCAGGTAATTGAGCACATGGTCACTACCTTTGAACGTACGGGCAGTGATGCTGTTTACGGTGACATGATTTACGTCGACCGAACTGATATTCAGAAACTTAAACGTTACTGGCGATCAGGTTGGTACCATGAGAATGCTTTTTTATGGGGCTGGATGCCCGGTCATCTATCGTTCTTTGCAAAGCGATGGCTGTACGAGCAACATGGCCTCTTCAGGCTGGATATGAAGAGTGCTGCTGACTACGAATTGCTCTTGAGGTTCATTCACAAAAATAAGGCCAAACTTGCTTACATGGATGAAGTTACAATTGTTATGCGAGCTGGCGGAATCAGTAATAGTAGTCTGAAGAATCGGCTTCGTGCTAACCGTGAAGACCGGATAGCCTGGGAATTAAACGGATTAACCCCTTATTTTTTTACGCTATGGCTAAAACCTCTACGAAAACTCAGGCAGTATATTACTAAACCACCAGCACTGCCTGGCACCACCATAAAGTAG
- a CDS encoding WcaF family extracellular polysaccharide biosynthesis acetyltransferase — translation MAKTLAQTTDPEQAVGRTDLSIYDISWYKPGPRWKIVLWFLVNAITLNTYLPLPIAIKRLILKLFGAKLGIGVVIKPAVNIKYPWLLQVGNHVWIGEKVWIDNLSQVIIGDHACLSQGAMLLTGNHNYRRPTFDLTARPITLDDGVWIGAKAVVCPGVHCHSHSVLAVNSVATRSLDAYGIYQGNPAVWVRKRDITA, via the coding sequence ATGGCAAAGACCTTAGCCCAAACAACCGACCCTGAACAGGCGGTCGGCCGTACGGACCTATCGATTTATGACATTAGTTGGTATAAACCGGGCCCTCGCTGGAAAATCGTTCTGTGGTTTCTTGTTAATGCAATTACGTTAAATACTTATTTGCCACTTCCTATTGCTATTAAACGGCTCATTTTGAAGCTATTTGGGGCAAAACTGGGTATTGGGGTTGTGATTAAACCGGCGGTCAATATCAAATACCCCTGGTTACTTCAGGTGGGTAACCACGTCTGGATTGGGGAGAAGGTATGGATTGACAATTTAAGCCAGGTCATTATCGGCGACCATGCCTGCCTTTCGCAGGGCGCTATGCTTTTAACAGGAAACCATAACTACCGTCGGCCGACCTTCGATCTGACAGCCCGGCCAATTACGCTCGATGATGGTGTTTGGATTGGTGCTAAAGCTGTTGTCTGCCCAGGCGTTCACTGCCATTCTCATTCGGTGCTGGCGGTTAACTCGGTAGCAACGCGTTCGCTGGATGCGTACGGAATTTATCAGGGGAACCCGGCCGTTTGGGTTCGAAAACGAGACATCACTGCGTGA
- a CDS encoding glycosyltransferase family 2 protein, translating to MADVSVIILTHNEEKHIARCLQSLHPFTDKVFIVDSFSTDRTVEIARSLGATVVQNPWVNYAIQFNYGIDNTPFKTAWLMRMDADEYVLPELAEEINQRLVTLSEDISGIYVKRRVLFFDKWIRHGSYYPIWLLRLWRRQQGICEETWMDEHIKLSQGKSIQFQHDLVDHNLNDLTWWTQKHNNYAIREVIDLLNIKYNFDKTQRVEPKLFGSQEQRIRYLKIQYASLPLFTRPFLYFFYRYFVRLGFLDGQKGLIWHFLQGLWYRFLVDAKMFEVYFHAGRDKQAIIQFFRTHYGKDLSPNNRP from the coding sequence ATGGCCGACGTATCAGTCATTATTCTAACACACAACGAAGAGAAACATATTGCCCGGTGTTTGCAGAGCCTGCATCCGTTTACCGATAAAGTATTCATTGTTGACTCCTTTTCAACGGATCGAACCGTTGAGATTGCGCGTTCGCTGGGGGCAACCGTTGTACAAAATCCCTGGGTCAATTATGCCATACAATTCAACTACGGAATTGATAATACGCCGTTTAAGACGGCCTGGCTCATGCGGATGGATGCCGACGAGTATGTTTTACCAGAGCTAGCGGAAGAAATCAACCAGCGTCTGGTAACTTTATCGGAAGACATCTCGGGCATATATGTTAAACGACGAGTTTTGTTTTTTGACAAATGGATACGGCATGGTTCTTATTATCCAATTTGGTTGCTTAGACTTTGGCGACGCCAACAAGGTATTTGTGAGGAAACCTGGATGGATGAGCATATCAAGTTATCACAGGGAAAATCTATTCAGTTTCAGCATGACTTAGTAGACCACAATCTTAACGATTTGACCTGGTGGACACAAAAACATAATAATTATGCCATTCGCGAAGTCATTGATTTACTTAATATTAAGTATAATTTTGACAAAACCCAACGTGTAGAACCAAAGTTGTTTGGATCGCAGGAACAACGTATCCGGTACTTAAAAATACAATATGCTTCATTACCCTTGTTTACCCGGCCATTTTTGTATTTTTTCTATCGATACTTTGTTCGGTTAGGTTTCTTAGATGGTCAGAAAGGCCTGATCTGGCACTTTTTGCAAGGACTTTGGTACCGGTTTCTGGTAGACGCTAAAATGTTTGAAGTCTACTTCCATGCAGGGCGCGACAAGCAGGCGATTATTCAATTTTTCCGAACACACTATGGCAAAGACCTTAGCCCAAACAACCGACCCTGA
- a CDS encoding sialate O-acetylesterase produces MKFLYPCLVLFLCYFTASAQVNFDQLPRDLQLYPRDAAGQADVVVSGTIVTAGYTKVGMQMLREGKLSKVVSQTFISGTNTPFKLTGSIKAERAEYQFRVFLYKGPDSVLVADRKRIVCGDVYLLHGQSNALALAGLDTYYAFNFDDKYLRNATYVYGSTDIPNDMSWYAAKDPYGSVGGFGLTLQRLILEQYGIPTLVLNGAYGGTGIVALGARNPANHADLSTFYGRLLFRAQWAGVDKKVKAIIWKQGEDEAGNDPAGYDAKFKTLYDQFHEDYGNARIYVGQINILADKVEGAAALRDFQRRTKYLFPNVDAIATIGASGYDGIHYDPPGHQQLAFEQFRQIARDLYGSKDTLQINSPDIKKAFYNLRKDSITLAFDNEMQMVWKDTAYYNFATGEKLGSREMKDLFYLDGKAGLLSGGSTSGNRVTLSLKQPASAKFLRYLPAYFSDALSPFYNGPTLKNTRGMRAFSFDGVPIADAIATVTTLAAKPVSDKQIQLSWTAAAAAQTIILERSDGNRTTFKSLTALSGTTVTYLDNNLPDPFGTYYYRLRAYSSTSESGYSNMAVSQPLILGLAEAEPPVRLYPNPISTDRTLRIEAKNLTISIVSVRDVMGRLVKDWRGRAQGELSIGLDEAAPGIYIADLETTDGQTLRHKIVVR; encoded by the coding sequence ATGAAGTTCCTCTACCCCTGCCTTGTATTGTTTTTATGCTATTTTACCGCTTCGGCTCAGGTAAATTTTGATCAATTACCACGAGACCTTCAACTTTACCCCAGAGATGCGGCAGGCCAGGCCGATGTAGTAGTTAGTGGAACAATAGTTACTGCTGGCTATACAAAAGTTGGCATGCAGATGCTTCGTGAAGGAAAATTGTCGAAAGTAGTTAGTCAGACATTTATTTCCGGCACTAACACGCCATTTAAACTAACTGGTTCCATTAAAGCGGAACGAGCCGAGTATCAGTTTCGGGTATTTCTCTATAAAGGCCCTGATTCAGTGCTCGTTGCCGATCGGAAGCGTATCGTCTGTGGCGATGTTTATCTACTGCATGGCCAATCCAATGCGTTGGCTTTGGCAGGGCTTGATACCTATTACGCCTTTAATTTCGACGATAAATACCTTCGAAACGCCACCTATGTATACGGATCAACGGATATTCCCAACGATATGAGCTGGTATGCGGCCAAAGACCCGTATGGTAGCGTAGGTGGCTTTGGTCTTACACTCCAGCGGTTAATTCTGGAGCAGTATGGTATTCCAACACTTGTGCTGAACGGAGCCTATGGAGGAACCGGAATTGTGGCCCTTGGTGCACGCAATCCAGCCAATCACGCCGATCTGAGTACTTTTTATGGGCGATTACTATTTCGGGCACAGTGGGCCGGTGTCGATAAAAAAGTGAAAGCGATTATCTGGAAACAGGGCGAGGATGAGGCTGGTAATGACCCCGCAGGTTACGATGCCAAGTTTAAAACGCTTTATGATCAGTTCCATGAAGACTATGGAAATGCCCGGATATACGTTGGTCAGATCAATATTCTGGCCGATAAAGTTGAGGGAGCTGCTGCCCTGCGTGACTTTCAGCGACGGACAAAATACCTGTTTCCCAATGTCGACGCCATTGCTACCATTGGGGCAAGCGGTTACGACGGTATTCACTATGATCCGCCAGGACACCAGCAATTGGCCTTTGAGCAGTTCCGGCAGATAGCACGTGATCTCTATGGCTCCAAAGACACCCTTCAGATTAATTCGCCAGACATTAAAAAGGCATTTTATAATCTACGGAAAGACTCGATTACACTAGCTTTCGACAACGAAATGCAGATGGTCTGGAAAGATACAGCCTACTACAACTTTGCAACTGGAGAGAAGTTGGGTAGCCGGGAAATGAAAGATCTTTTTTATCTGGATGGTAAAGCTGGACTTCTTTCGGGCGGTTCTACCAGCGGCAATCGCGTAACGCTAAGTCTTAAACAACCCGCATCGGCGAAATTCCTGCGCTATTTGCCTGCCTACTTTTCCGATGCCTTATCGCCATTTTATAATGGGCCAACACTCAAAAATACGCGGGGAATGCGGGCTTTTAGTTTTGATGGAGTTCCCATTGCCGATGCGATCGCAACCGTAACAACGCTGGCCGCTAAACCCGTTTCTGACAAGCAAATTCAGCTTAGCTGGACCGCAGCGGCCGCAGCGCAGACCATTATTCTGGAACGAAGTGACGGGAATAGAACCACTTTTAAGAGTCTCACAGCCTTGAGTGGAACCACAGTAACATACCTTGATAATAATCTGCCCGATCCGTTCGGTACTTATTATTACCGCTTGCGGGCCTATAGCAGTACGTCAGAATCAGGCTATAGCAATATGGCTGTTTCACAACCACTCATATTGGGCCTGGCTGAAGCCGAACCACCTGTTCGGTTATATCCGAACCCCATCTCAACGGACCGTACGCTACGAATCGAAGCTAAAAACCTGACAATCAGCATCGTCTCTGTGAGAGATGTGATGGGCAGATTAGTGAAAGACTGGCGTGGTAGGGCGCAGGGTGAATTATCGATTGGGCTGGACGAAGCTGCTCCGGGTATTTATATTGCTGACCTGGAAACAACCGATGGTCAGACACTTCGTCATAAGATTGTGGTGCGTTGA
- a CDS encoding methionyl-tRNA formyltransferase, protein MRLVILTQDDPFYLARNIDYLLKKLPPYAEVVATVVFDVSPFGKRESFKDKIKKTYDIFGLPFFLRYGFKFVSSKLDSRNNVRKVLADRGIPLIQIEGNINKDENLEKIRAYKPDLLVSIAGNQIFKRKLLDVATYGCINLHTALLPKYRGLMPSFWVLKNGESHTGVSVFFVDEGIDSGPILVQNKLEIGGMSQAALIDVTKKMGMDAILESIDKIHSGKYELIENDAAQMTYFTFPTRNDVKEFLAAGKRFY, encoded by the coding sequence ATGCGCCTTGTGATTCTGACGCAGGACGATCCGTTCTACCTCGCCCGAAATATTGATTATCTGCTGAAAAAACTGCCACCTTATGCTGAAGTTGTAGCAACGGTGGTATTCGACGTATCGCCATTTGGGAAGCGGGAGAGTTTTAAGGATAAAATCAAAAAGACATACGACATATTTGGTCTGCCATTTTTTCTTCGGTACGGATTTAAGTTCGTGTCGTCTAAACTGGACAGTCGGAATAATGTCAGAAAAGTGCTGGCAGATCGGGGTATTCCGCTGATTCAGATCGAAGGGAATATCAATAAAGACGAAAATCTGGAAAAAATCCGGGCCTATAAACCCGATTTGCTGGTGTCTATTGCTGGTAATCAAATCTTTAAGCGTAAGTTGCTTGATGTGGCTACCTACGGTTGCATTAACCTCCATACGGCTCTTTTACCCAAATATAGGGGCCTTATGCCCTCGTTCTGGGTATTGAAAAACGGGGAATCCCATACGGGTGTATCGGTTTTCTTTGTGGATGAGGGAATCGACAGCGGACCAATTCTGGTTCAGAATAAGCTGGAAATTGGCGGAATGAGCCAGGCCGCATTAATTGACGTTACGAAAAAAATGGGCATGGATGCTATCCTGGAATCCATCGACAAAATTCACTCAGGCAAGTACGAGCTGATCGAAAATGATGCTGCTCAGATGACCTATTTTACGTTCCCAACCCGCAATGACGTTAAAGAATTTCTCGCGGCTGGAAAGCGTTTTTACTAA
- a CDS encoding polysaccharide deacetylase family protein, with product MNILTFDIEEWFHILDNASTRTEAEWGRYETRIYENMDRIFQLLEETNSRATFFCLGWVADKHPDVIRRIDAAGYEIATHSYAHQLAYEQTPAEFQSDLERSIKHLQDITGKKVRSYRAPGFSIKEYNRWVFPILVEQGIEIDCSVFSARRAHGGDASLGMFSPGYLNVGGTLLKEFPINTAAILGQDLIFSGGGYFRLLPYRAIRGLMNRSPYVMTYFHPRDFDAEQPMIPGLSRARRFKSYYGLKNCLPKLKQLLIEFPFVDLTEADRQVDWTKVAQKQVTV from the coding sequence ATGAATATCCTGACATTTGATATAGAAGAGTGGTTTCATATTCTGGATAATGCGTCGACACGGACCGAAGCTGAATGGGGTCGTTACGAAACGCGCATATACGAAAATATGGACCGTATCTTCCAGCTTTTAGAGGAGACAAACAGCCGGGCCACGTTTTTTTGCTTAGGCTGGGTGGCCGATAAACACCCAGACGTTATTCGCCGGATTGATGCAGCGGGCTACGAAATTGCTACCCACTCCTATGCGCATCAGCTTGCCTATGAGCAAACACCGGCTGAATTTCAGTCCGATCTGGAACGGTCTATCAAGCACTTGCAGGATATTACGGGCAAGAAGGTTCGATCGTACCGGGCTCCGGGTTTTTCGATTAAAGAATATAATCGCTGGGTGTTCCCGATTTTAGTAGAGCAGGGTATCGAAATTGACTGCTCCGTTTTCTCGGCCCGTCGCGCACACGGTGGCGATGCGTCCCTGGGCATGTTTTCGCCGGGTTATCTTAATGTAGGCGGCACCTTACTGAAGGAATTCCCCATCAATACGGCGGCAATTCTGGGGCAGGATCTGATTTTTTCGGGTGGTGGCTACTTCCGGTTACTTCCCTACCGGGCAATTCGTGGACTAATGAATCGATCGCCCTATGTGATGACGTATTTTCACCCCCGCGATTTTGATGCTGAACAGCCAATGATTCCAGGCCTGAGCCGGGCCCGGCGATTCAAATCATACTACGGTCTCAAAAACTGCCTGCCTAAGCTCAAACAACTCCTTATCGAGTTTCCATTCGTTGATTTGACAGAGGCCGACCGGCAGGTAGACTGGACTAAGGTAGCTCAGAAACAGGTGACGGTTTAA
- a CDS encoding glycosyltransferase family 4 protein: protein MKIFLPIGSFYPAQIGGPDNIMYWHAKALVKRGHEVWVATTDDGVGSDVATDKWLNTDYGKVIYVKTAIHYAPVKLFLASLKPLLSCEVIHLSAMYYPISWLLAPLAILLGKKIVWTPHGELDPDAMIYSKGRKQVVLKLIRWMSKRVVFHSTCDAETDYVRNQFGSDVRIVQMPYFMELTDTLQRTPENYWLYVGRIHPKKAIERLIEALPLVTTKKRLKIIGDHKNDYGNELVALARQLGCSDQVDFLGHKRGEEKYQLMANAYCMVMPSHTENFGIVVTEALTQGTPVIASLGTPWKILNDRQAGFWSSNEVKPLAETLNKMADLDDDTYAMYRANAAKLVEEFDIEKNIYKWEAIYQQLIRKQPLVDVQLKPSPVSELP from the coding sequence ATGAAGATCTTTCTCCCCATCGGTTCCTTTTATCCTGCTCAGATCGGCGGCCCTGATAACATTATGTATTGGCATGCCAAGGCATTAGTCAAACGGGGTCATGAGGTTTGGGTAGCAACAACGGATGATGGAGTCGGGAGTGATGTAGCAACAGATAAGTGGTTAAATACAGACTACGGCAAGGTTATTTATGTAAAGACTGCAATCCATTATGCGCCGGTTAAATTATTTCTGGCCTCATTAAAGCCGCTATTGAGTTGTGAAGTCATTCACCTCTCCGCGATGTATTACCCCATTTCGTGGCTGTTGGCTCCACTGGCCATTTTACTGGGAAAGAAGATCGTTTGGACACCTCATGGCGAACTCGACCCTGATGCGATGATCTATAGCAAAGGCCGAAAACAGGTCGTGCTGAAATTGATCCGGTGGATGAGCAAACGGGTTGTTTTTCATTCAACCTGCGACGCTGAAACCGATTATGTACGGAATCAATTTGGCTCCGATGTGCGCATTGTCCAGATGCCTTATTTCATGGAATTAACGGATACCCTTCAGCGAACACCCGAAAATTATTGGCTGTATGTAGGTCGGATTCACCCTAAAAAAGCAATTGAACGATTAATAGAAGCACTGCCTTTAGTTACGACTAAAAAGCGCCTAAAGATTATAGGCGACCATAAGAATGACTATGGGAATGAACTGGTAGCGTTGGCCAGGCAATTGGGATGCAGCGATCAGGTTGATTTTCTGGGACATAAACGAGGAGAGGAGAAATACCAGCTGATGGCCAATGCCTACTGCATGGTGATGCCTTCGCATACCGAAAACTTCGGTATTGTCGTCACCGAGGCACTGACGCAGGGAACGCCCGTTATCGCATCGCTCGGAACGCCCTGGAAAATCCTGAACGATCGTCAGGCTGGTTTCTGGTCATCCAATGAAGTTAAGCCGCTGGCTGAAACGCTCAACAAAATGGCAGATCTGGACGACGATACCTATGCTATGTATCGAGCCAATGCCGCTAAACTAGTCGAAGAATTTGATATTGAGAAGAACATCTACAAGTGGGAGGCCATCTATCAACAGCTGATCAGAAAGCAACCGCTGGTTGATGTACAACTTAAACCGTCACCTGTTTCTGAGCTACCTTAG
- a CDS encoding glycosyltransferase translates to MRILIVHNILWAHYKSSVFQALQRLVDQQPDVTVQVIQIARNERSRAGLEAETDGNAPSYTYNYELLFDRFLEDVSLFERARALLQRAKAYRPDVINLTGYYDPAQLLLLFWANANGVRVIMQNESTAVDHQRGGWKERFKRWVFSRCDGFFCFGSQSADYMIGLGVPPDRVLVRKNAVDNNTLRLVYEQALFTRAAQQKELGLRQKNFIFIGRLIEFKNLPMLLSAYSDALAQSPHAADWGLIILGDGDERDKLVRQIDTLGLTGKAKLLPGRPWFQVPEVMALSDVLVLPSRSEPWGLVVNEAMACGLPVIVSDRCGCVIDLVHDGRNGFVFDPNQPAQLTKLLAQFMNDAVDSEQLGEAAKHYIAPYSPEAVGQEMLDGFKRVVLTNQNTPVLS, encoded by the coding sequence ATGCGCATTCTGATTGTTCATAATATCCTCTGGGCACACTATAAATCCAGTGTGTTTCAAGCCTTACAACGGTTAGTCGACCAACAGCCGGATGTAACTGTACAGGTTATCCAGATAGCCCGTAATGAACGTTCGCGCGCTGGTCTGGAAGCAGAGACGGATGGGAATGCACCGTCGTATACCTATAACTACGAGTTGCTTTTCGATCGTTTTCTCGAAGATGTCAGTCTTTTCGAGCGAGCCCGTGCCTTGCTACAACGGGCAAAAGCCTATCGTCCAGACGTTATTAACCTGACCGGCTATTACGATCCGGCGCAACTTCTGCTCTTATTCTGGGCGAATGCCAATGGGGTTCGTGTTATCATGCAAAATGAAAGTACGGCCGTCGACCACCAGCGAGGTGGCTGGAAAGAGCGCTTCAAACGATGGGTATTTAGTCGATGTGATGGATTCTTCTGTTTTGGTAGCCAATCGGCTGACTACATGATCGGACTGGGCGTTCCACCCGATCGGGTGCTGGTCCGAAAAAACGCGGTCGATAATAATACACTTCGGTTGGTTTACGAGCAGGCTCTATTTACCCGCGCTGCCCAACAGAAAGAGCTGGGATTACGCCAAAAAAATTTCATTTTCATTGGCCGATTGATCGAATTCAAGAACCTCCCCATGCTCTTGTCGGCCTATTCTGACGCGTTGGCGCAATCTCCGCACGCGGCTGACTGGGGTTTGATTATACTCGGTGATGGCGATGAACGGGATAAATTAGTCAGGCAAATAGACACTCTGGGCCTAACCGGTAAAGCAAAGCTTCTGCCCGGACGTCCCTGGTTTCAGGTGCCTGAAGTAATGGCTCTGAGTGATGTACTGGTTCTGCCAAGTCGCTCTGAACCCTGGGGGCTTGTCGTCAACGAAGCAATGGCCTGTGGTTTGCCTGTTATTGTATCAGATCGGTGTGGCTGCGTTATCGACTTAGTTCATGACGGCCGGAACGGCTTCGTTTTTGACCCTAATCAGCCCGCTCAATTGACAAAACTGCTCGCCCAGTTCATGAACGACGCGGTCGATAGTGAGCAACTGGGCGAAGCGGCTAAGCATTATATTGCTCCTTATTCACCCGAAGCCGTTGGTCAGGAAATGCTCGATGGTTTCAAACGGGTCGTCTTAACGAATCAAAACACACCCGTTTTATCTTAA
- a CDS encoding glycosyltransferase family 2 protein: MTRSDNSLSSFVAQPYQPLTSNDGRSYPKLTVVTPSYNQVDYLERTILSVLNQHYPNLEYFVIDGGSTDGSLEIIKKYEPFLAGWVSEKDRGQTDAINKGFRMATGDYVAFQNSDDVFAPNAFIRVADAWRKAPETDVFFGDMYITDEQDVILEELRAPEFCVECQIYEGMQVFNQSLFIKRERLNQFGLLDESLRFVIDYEIVSRLGVQAGVRFRHVDGFWGGFRVQPNAKSSTIRSVGLSEHQVVKEKYRTQLQSSLGESFWHRYCRLRKLLTFALQGEFGYVRHRLQLRRANQK, translated from the coding sequence ATGACTCGTTCCGATAATTCGCTTTCTTCGTTCGTTGCGCAGCCTTATCAACCGCTCACGTCAAACGATGGCCGATCTTATCCAAAACTAACAGTTGTGACTCCTTCCTACAATCAGGTCGATTATTTAGAGCGTACGATCCTGAGCGTACTAAACCAACACTATCCGAATCTTGAGTATTTTGTTATTGATGGTGGCTCGACAGACGGGAGTTTAGAAATTATTAAAAAATACGAACCCTTTCTGGCGGGCTGGGTAAGCGAGAAAGACCGGGGGCAAACGGATGCGATCAATAAAGGCTTTCGGATGGCAACGGGCGACTATGTGGCCTTTCAAAATTCTGATGATGTATTTGCGCCCAACGCTTTTATCCGTGTAGCTGATGCCTGGCGGAAAGCGCCGGAAACGGATGTTTTTTTTGGTGATATGTACATTACTGACGAGCAGGACGTTATTCTCGAAGAACTTCGCGCTCCCGAGTTTTGTGTTGAATGCCAGATTTATGAGGGAATGCAGGTTTTTAATCAGTCGCTCTTTATCAAACGGGAACGCCTGAACCAGTTTGGCTTACTGGATGAGAGCCTTCGCTTTGTGATCGATTATGAGATTGTCTCTCGTCTGGGGGTTCAGGCGGGTGTTCGATTCCGGCACGTTGATGGCTTCTGGGGAGGATTTCGCGTTCAGCCCAATGCAAAATCGTCGACTATCCGTAGTGTTGGCCTTTCAGAACATCAAGTGGTCAAGGAAAAATACCGGACTCAGCTACAAAGTTCGCTGGGAGAATCATTCTGGCATCGGTATTGCCGGTTACGTAAATTGTTGACCTTTGCATTGCAGGGTGAGTTTGGTTACGTTCGGCATCGGCTACAGTTGCGCCGGGCTAACCAGAAATAG
- a CDS encoding glycosyltransferase family 4 protein, translating into MNVLYDHQCFTGLTYGGVSRYFFDLMSSFSSRSDIEFELSLRLSNNEYLNKASFSRHLRYRQLAHWRNVNRAASLLNRLYSLQRVKSGQFDVFHPTYYHRYFLNSINKKPFVLTFHDATSERYGKLYPDVGEGLYEAKKQLLHRADRIISVSEFSKQEILRFFPIQPDKISVIHLGTNFKDNSMHHAPRSLAFPYLLFVGKRGLYKNFNVFFRAIRPLLSRYPDLHLVCAGGGAFTAEEQASFYAARLSERVHYRPITDASLFGLYQYAQAFVFPSLNEGFGIPVLEAFSAGCPVIASNRSSLPEVAADAAVYFDPEDDESIANAVDQVVMNDSVRGDLRRKGTERLTHFSCEQTARQTLAVYQSLL; encoded by the coding sequence ATGAACGTTTTATACGACCATCAATGCTTTACAGGCCTAACATATGGAGGAGTATCCAGGTATTTCTTCGACTTGATGAGTTCGTTTTCCAGCCGTTCCGACATTGAATTTGAGCTTTCGCTGCGCTTATCCAATAATGAATACCTAAATAAGGCGTCATTCAGCCGGCATCTGCGCTATCGGCAGCTAGCTCACTGGCGTAATGTGAACCGGGCAGCTTCTCTCCTGAACCGACTGTACAGCCTGCAGCGCGTTAAGTCAGGGCAGTTTGATGTGTTTCATCCAACGTATTACCATCGCTATTTTTTAAATTCCATCAATAAAAAACCGTTCGTACTAACGTTTCATGATGCTACCAGCGAACGCTATGGGAAGCTTTATCCAGACGTTGGCGAAGGCTTATACGAGGCAAAAAAACAGTTGTTGCATCGGGCAGATAGAATTATTTCGGTTTCGGAGTTCTCTAAGCAGGAAATTCTTCGATTTTTTCCGATACAGCCTGATAAAATTAGTGTCATTCATTTGGGCACTAATTTTAAGGATAACTCCATGCATCATGCACCCCGTTCACTCGCATTTCCTTATTTGCTTTTTGTCGGTAAACGCGGGTTATACAAAAATTTTAACGTCTTTTTCCGGGCCATCAGGCCACTATTAAGCCGTTACCCCGACTTACATCTCGTTTGTGCGGGCGGTGGTGCATTCACGGCCGAAGAGCAGGCTTCTTTCTACGCGGCCCGACTGAGTGAACGTGTTCACTACCGGCCAATCACCGATGCCAGTTTATTTGGTCTTTATCAGTACGCGCAGGCTTTTGTTTTTCCATCCCTGAATGAAGGGTTTGGTATTCCTGTGCTTGAAGCATTCAGTGCAGGTTGTCCGGTCATTGCCAGCAACAGAAGCTCGTTGCCCGAAGTCGCTGCCGACGCAGCCGTTTACTTCGACCCCGAAGATGATGAGTCAATTGCCAATGCTGTAGATCAGGTTGTTATGAACGACAGCGTACGTGGCGATCTTCGTCGGAAAGGCACGGAGCGGCTAACCCATTTTTCGTGTGAACAAACGGCTCGCCAAACCCTTGCTGTCTATCAATCACTCCTGTAA